Below is a window of Haloglycomyces albus DSM 45210 DNA.
CGAACCGAGGACTCATCGCATAATGCTGGTCTCCGGATACAGGTTGAATACACGGCAGCACCGCGTGGGTTCGGCAGTGGCCGACGGGGAACATACCGCCCCTGAGCTCAGCCGACAGGGCGGTTGCGGAATATGTCGTCGTTCTGTGACACCCAATGGCATGTGCAGGGTCCCTTAGAGCGTCGCGCCCGATAGAATTGGAAACCATGGATTCACCGCGCGACACCGAGCACGAGCAGCTCATGGAAGCCATATCCGACGTGGCCGACCTGAAACAGCTGGATACGGACCGGCTACCGATGCTGGCGGAGGAGATTCGCCGATTTCTCATCGAAGCAGTATCGAAGACCGGCGGTCATATCGGTCCGAACCTCGGTGTCGTGGAGCTGACCATCGCCATACATCGAGTCTTTGATTCCCCGGACGACCCGGTCATATTCGACACCGGGCACCAGTCGTACGTGCATAAGATCCTGACCGGGCGCGCCGACATGTTCGACGGGCTGCGTACTCGCGGCGGTCTCACCGGCTATCCGAATCAGAACGAGTCCCCCCACGACTTCGTGGAAAACTCCCACGCCTCTACCTCACTGTCCTATGCCGAAGGACTGGCGAAAGCCGCGTGCCTCAAGCAATCGGGAAACCACGTCGTGGCAGTCATCGGTGACGGGGCGCTGACCGGGGGAATGGCATGGGAAGCGCTCAACAACATCGCCGCACGCGAAGACCTGCCGCTGATCATCGTGGTCAACGACAACGGCCGCTCCTACGCGCCCACAGTCGGCGGCCTCGCGAAACGCCTGACGGGCCTACGGCTCGACCCGTCCTACGAGCCGACCTTGGACAAACTCAAAAACCACATCGAATCGATTCCCGTGGTGGGGAAGACAGCGTACTCCGCCTTGCACGCGGCCAAGACCGGTTTGAAGGACGCACTGTCGCCTCAAGGCATGTTCTCTGACCTCGGCTTGAAATACGTGGGGCCAATCGACGGCCATGACCTGGGTGAGCTTACCGAAGCGCTCGAGAAGGCCAAGAACTTCGGCGGCCCGGTACTGGTACACGCTCTCACCGAGAAAGGGCACGGCTGGGCTCCCGCCCGAGCCGATGAGGCCGAACAGATGCACGCCCCCTCGGCGGCGTTCGACCCCATCACCGGCGAATCGCTCAAGGGCAAAAAGACCCGATGGACGAACATTTTCAGTGAAAGCCTGATCGAGCAGGCGGAACAGGACGAGCGGATTGTGGCTCTCACCGCCGCCATGCCCGGTCCGACCGGGGTCGCGGCTCTGGCCGAGCGCATGCCCGATCGCGTATTCGACGTCGGAATCGCCGAACAACACGCGACCACCTCGGCAGCCGGACTCGCTTTGGCCGGAATGCACCCTGTGGTCGCGGTATACGCCACTTTCATGAACCGGGCCTTCGACCAGGTACTTCTGGACGTCGCCATGCATCGACTTCCCGTGACGTTTGTCCTGGACCGCGCGGGAATCACCGGACCCGACGGGCCCAGCCACTATGGAATGTGGGACCTTTCGCTGTTCCGCATGGTGCCGGGCCTGAAAATGGCCGCTCCACGCGATGCCGCCACCCTGCGGACCGAATTCGCCGAGGCGGTCGCGGAGGAAAACGGCCCCACCATGCTGCGCTTCCCAACCGGGGGAGTTCCGGAAAACAACCTCGACGCGCTCGATCAGCGACACGGACTGGATGTCCTGCACCAGGGACAGAAACCCACCGTCCTGCTCTTCAGCATCGGTGCCATGGCCCCGGTCGCCCTACGGGCCGCGGAACTTCTAGAGGAACGCGGACTAGGCGCCGTCGTCGTCGACCCGCGGTGGGTGGATTCGGTCGGCGAAGACGCGGTCAAATACGCCGCCGAATTCGATCTCGTCGCCTCCATTGAAGATGGAGTGCGAGAGGGCGGATACGGCGATACCCTGTCGGCCGCCATGCGCGATTACGGCGTGACCGTACCCTTCCAGGACTTTGCGGTACCCAAACGATGGATCGGCCACGGTACTCGAGCGGAGATTTTGGAGGAGATCGGCCTGACTCCTGAAGCCGTCAGCGAATCCATTGCTGCTAAACACCGAACCGTCGATCCGGGAAAGTAAACGGTGCCGTCCGAACCAGGGTGACCGGTAGACGACGGATAACGTCATCGTTTCATCATGCGGCAGAACTTGTGGGACAGTGGCGATATGGGGGACGGGGATACGGTAGGCATGGACGCCAAAGACCTATATCGGAGCTGGATCGAGCACCTCTGGAACGGCCCGAGCGATGCGGACGCGCTGCGGGCCGCCGCTGCGCGTATTGTGACCGCTGACTTCGTGGGACACTGGCCCGGACGTGACGTCCGGGGGTCAGAACGATTGGCCGAGCTAATCGCAGAGGCTAAGACCATGTTTAGCGGCCTCGCTTTTCAGATAGAGGTCCAGCCTCTTGTGGATGCCGACATGGTTTCTGCCCGATGGAACGGAGCCGGAACAACCGTCGACGGAAGTGTAACGCGCTTTTTCGGTAACGATATTCTGCGTGTTCGAGACGGTCGATTCTGCGAGTACTGGGTCGCCACCGGCGAAGTGTGAGGGTGCCCCGGCTCGAGTCCTGCGCGTTCCGTACCGATAGACCGAACGAGTACGCATAGGCAAAGGCGGGGTCGAATACGACCCCGCCTTTAACGTTATGACGTTGATTGGGATTTAAGCGGCTGAGTGGTAGGCGTCCACCACTTCATGAGCCATGTCCTCCCACTGCGCGTACGCGTCCGGGAAGGCCGATACCTGGACGGCCTGTGCGGCCGCTGCGATCGACATGTCCTCCCAGCCGCTGACCTGCTGTAGTGAACCGTAGAATTTATCGGCCGACGTCTTGACGTCCATGAGCTCCTCGACCGAGCCCCATCCCATCGAGGGGCGTTGCTGGAAGATGCCGACGGAGTCGTGGTCTTCCCAGTGGACCGAGGAATTGGTGTGATCCCAGCTTTCGGGGACGTCGTTGGAGGCCGCGTTGTACATCTTGGCCTCTTGCATGGCCGTGGCAAGAGCGACGGCTTGGCCGCGCTCGCTGATGCCCTTGTCTTCTCCGGCTTCGATGATCGTGACGGCATTGGCCAGCTGTTCATCGTCGAGCCCGGCAACGTTGTGCAGGGTAACGGTCTTGTCGTCGGAGGTCTCGGCCTTGTCCGCGCCGGAGTCTTCGGACTTTTCGGTCTTATCGGAGTCGTCGGATTCGGATTTTTCATCCTTTTCCTCGCCCTCGACTTCTTCCGAGGCGCCTTCACCGGAGGCTGCCTCCTCGGAGGCGGTTTCGGACGTGGCCGGTTCGGTGTGGTCGGAGTTGGCCAGGGCCAGCGTTCCGGGGCCACCAATGCCGATGAAGGCGATGGCGGCAGCGCCGGTCATGACGGCCTTTTGTTTGGCCTTGGGTAGAGCTTTGAACTTGTCGAAACTGAGCAGCGAAAGGCGGGAACGCAATGATGCGAAGATACCGGCCTGTGAGGTTGTCTCGCTGGTTTCGTTGTTGAGTTCGGTTTCCGTGGATTTTTTGCTTGAGTTTTTCTCGAATGAACGCACCCCGAAACCGTAGTTCGCGAGAAGGCCAGGTCAAAACGCATTACTAGCCAGTAGATAACAATTGGATTTCGAAAAGTTCTCGGAACGTAACAGAAGGGGCTTTCGCCGGATGTGGGCACTATCCAGAGGTATGTCGGGATTTTTGTACTTTGGCCTCACAGGATTGTTTGATCTCTAGACCAAAGCTGAAAATGGGTTCAACCTTTCGGTTGAGCCCATTTTCAGCAAAAAGATAATGTGACACTAGATACAGATAGTGGAATTGTGGCCCGATCGAGGGGACGACCGCCCGCCCGGACCGATTCCGAGCGCTGACGCAACGCCGCAAGCGGACGTCCCCACCCTGGATCCAGAACTACTTGAGGCCGGCGGCGAACTTCTTGCCGTTGGCCTTTTCCGCAGCTCCAATACGGTCCAGATACGGTGTCAGCCCACCGAGCCAGAACGGGAAGCCCGCACCCATGATCATGGCGAGGTCGATCTGCTCGGGGCCTTCGACTACGCCTTCTTGCAGCATGAGGCCAGCTTCCTCGGCTAGACCGTTGACGATCCGCTCATGCAGTTCATCGGCGGTCAGAGCTGCGTCACCTTGCTGCAGGAGTGACTTGCCGTGCTCGGTGAGAGCGAACTTGCCGTTGGAACCCTTTTCGAAGACCGGTTCTTTCGACTCTGCCATGCGCTTCTGGTTTTCCGACAGCGGGAAACGGTCGCCCAGGTCTTCGTGCAAGTGAGTGACCAGGTGTTCGGCGACCGCCGCGCCGACGAGCCCGAGGAGCTCGAACGGACGCATCGGAAGTCCCATCGGGTCGGTAGCCTGGTTGGCCACCTCGACCGGGGTTCCCTCGTCCACGGCACGTGCCACTTCGCCCAACATGCGTCCCAGCAGGCGGTTAACGATGAAGGCAGGACGGTCGGCGGACTTGACACAGGTCTTCTTGAGTTTCTTGCCGACGACGAATGCGGTGGCCAGAGTTTCCTCAGCGGTCTTTTCGGTGGGGATGATCTCCAGCAGCGGCATGACGGCCACCGGGTTGAAGAAGTGCATTCCCACCAGACGCTCAGGCTTGTTCAGGTCCGATCCCATTTCGGAGATCGACAGTCCCGAGGTGTTGGTGACCAACAGCGCCTCGTCGTGAAGCAGCGGTTCCACTTCCGCGAAGACCGACTTCTTGACCGACATTTCCTCGAACACGGCCTCAATCACCAGGTCGCAGTCGCCGTAGACGCTCTTGTCGTCGGTGCCGCTGACCAGGCCGCGTAGCTTCCCGGCCTTGACCTTGTCGATCCGACCCTTGCTTTCGAGCTTGTCGATCTCGCCGTTGACGTAGTCGACGCCCTTCTGCGCGCGATCGGCATCGAGGTCGGTCATGACGACCGGAACTTCCAGACGACGTGCGAACAGCAATGCCAGCTGGCTCGCCATGAGCCCGGCGCCGATAACGCCGACCTTGTTGACGTCTTTTGCCAGCGTCTTCTTGGGGGCTCCGGCGGGCTTTTTGGCCAGCTTGCGAGTCAAGTCGAAGGCATAGAGGCTGGACTTGCACTCCGGGCTGACCATGGAGTCGGCCAGGGCAACGTCCTCGGCCTCGCAACCGGCGTCGAACTCAGCGTCCTTTGCCAGGCGCAGCAACTCGACGGCGCGCTTGGCAGCCGGCGACGCCCCGTGGGTGCGCTCGTCGACTTCGGCTTCCACCGCCGCCATGACACCGTCCCAGGAGTTGGTGTCGATCTCGGGACGCTCAACAGTGGTTTCACCGTTGACCACGTCGACCGCCCATTCCAGCGAACGCTCCAGGAAGTCGGCGGCCTCGAACTCGGCATCGGCGATGCCGAGCTTGTAGGCGTCGTGGCCCTTGAGCATCTTGTTTTGGTTGAGCGGATTACGCAGGACGACCTGGGCGGCTTTCTCCGGTCCAATGAGATTGGGAAGCAGTTGCGTCCCGCCCCAGCCGGGGATGAGGCCGATGGCGACCTCAGGTAGCCCTATCGCCGCGGCCGTCGGAACGATCGTGCGGTAGTGACAGTGCAGCGCCAGTTCCATTCCGCCGCCGAGCGTGACGCCGTTGACGAAGGCGAACGTCGGGATGGACGAATCCTTGAGGCGACGGTACAGAGCGTGTCCCGCCTGACCCATGGCTTTGGCCTGCTCATGCGTCTCCAGGTGCGGCATCGCGGAGATGTCGGCTCCGGCAAGGAAGATGAAGGGCTTACCGGTGACGGCAATGAGCTTGACGTCTTCTTCGGCGTCGATTTCGTCCAGTGCGTCCCACAGCTTTTGAATACCGGCGGGGCCGTACGAGTTGGGACGATTGTGGTCGAAGCCGTTGTCAAGCGTAATGAGTGCCGCTTTGCCACCGAGACCTTTTGGCTCGGTGAAACGGACGTGAGCCTCGGTGACGACTTCATCGGGGAACTCGGGGAGTGTTGGCAGCTGATTCATTTACTTGCTCCCTTCGTAGTTCGGGTTTTCCCAAATGACGGTTCCACCCTGTCCGATACCGACACACATGGTGGTAATGCCGTAGCGGACATCGGGACGCTCGGCGAATTGCCGCGCCAGTTGGGTCATGAGACGGACACCCGAGGAAGCCAGTGGGTGACCGACCGCGATGGCTCCGCCCCACGGGTTGACGCGGGGGTCGGTTTCGGAGATCTTGAAGTGGTCCAGGAAGGCAAGTACCTGCACGGCAAATGCCTCGTTGATCTCGAACAGACCGATATCGTCAATGGAGAGGCCGGCTTTGGCGAGTGCCTTTTCGGTCGCCGGCACCGGACCGATTCCCATGACTTCCGGGTCCACGCCGGAGAAGGCGTAGCCGACCATCTTCATGGCCGCGGACAGACCCATGTCGGAAGCCGTTTCCGAATCGGTGAGTACACACGCGGTGGCTCCGTCGGTCAGTGGTGCCGAGTTACCGGCGGTGACGCGACCGTACGGGCGGAACGGGGTCTTGAGCTCGGCAAGGCCCTCTACCGTGGTTCCCGGACGAGGCGGCTCGTCGCCGTTGGCTACCGTCCAGCCTTCTTCGCTGCTGTAGGCGGACATGGAAACGATGTCGTTCTGCAGCTGCTTCACGTGCTCGGCGTAGCGAGCCTGAGTCTGCGCCGCGTAGGCGTCAGCCCGGTCCTTGGTGATCTCGGGATACAGGTCGTGAATGTTCTCGGCGGTCTTACCCATCTGCAGTGCTTCCGGGTCGACCAGCTTTTCGGCGATGATGCGTGGGTTGGGGTCGGCGCCCTCACCCATGGGGTGATTGGACATCGACTCCACGCCACCGGCGATGACCAGGTCGTAGTTACGCGAGGCGATTGCTGAGGCCGTGGTGGTCACGGCGGTCATGGCACCCGCGCACATGCGGTCGATGGAGAAACCGGGAACGGTTTTGGGCAGGCCCGCCAACAGTGAGGCGGTACGCCCCATGGTCAGACCCTGGTCACCGGTTTGGGTGGTAGCGGCTAGAGCCACTTCGTCAATCTTCTCTGGTGGGAGCGATGGATTGCGCTCCAGAAGCGAACGGATACAACGAATGATCATGTCGTCGGCCCGGGTTTCATCGTACATTTTCCCGGCCTTACCGAACGGTGTCCGTACACCGTCTACGAACACGACATCGCGAATGGTGTCGTTCACGCTTGCCCTCCTTTGGGTATGCGGCGTCACAAACTATGTTACTTGCCAGTAATCAGGCTTTGTCAACGCCCTGCCCCCACCTTACTGACGTCACAGATCTCCTGGGGAAACGACCTCACAGCGCGTGGAGAAAAGCATCCGTCGGTGCGGCATGGTGCCGGGGCATCTCGCGCTAGGACTCCACCTCGAGCAGAGTCGCCGTGATTTCGTCGCAGACCGCTTCGATCTGCCACGGTCGGGCACCGAGCTCGCGTAGGCGTTCTGCGATGTCTTCACTGGTCAACCGGTGCGGAGGTTCCCACAACAGGCGACGCAGGGTGGCGGGCGCCAATAGGTTTTCGGCGGGAAGACCGTGCTCTTTGGCAAGTTGGGCAACGGCATGGCGCGTGCGTTTGAGCCGACGGGCCGCCAAGGGGTCTTTATCGGACCAGCGATGTGCGGCCGGTGGCCCGTCGTTCGGCGGGTTCGTGATCGGCAAATCCTGTCGATCCAGTTGCCCGGCTCGCTCAAGTGCGGTCAACCAGCGGCGCGTCCATTGCCGACCTCTGCGTTCCAGAGTGGGAAGTTTCACCAATTCTCCGTGATCCGTGGGATTCACCGAGGCGATTTCCACAATCGCCTTATCGGAGAGGACCTTTGACGGAGCTTTATCCAGAGAGGCGGCGATATCGTCACGTTCCATCCAAATCGCGCGAACGCGCCCCAAGGCCTGCCGTCCCTTGACGCGATGGATGCCACTCGTGCGACGCCACGGCTCGGCGCGCGGGCTTGGGGGAGGTGCGAGGCGTTCGGACTCGAATTCCTGTTCAGCCCACTCCAATTTGCCCTGGAACTCCAATATTTCGCGCAACTGATCCCATAGGGGATGCAGGAATTCCACGTCGAGGGCGGCGTAGGAAAGCCACGAATGGGGCAGTGGGCGTTGCGACCAGTCCGCCGCCGAGTGTTGCTTTTTCAACTTCACCTGGAGCAGGCGTTCACACAATGACCCGAGTGCCACCTTGTCGAAACCGCACAGTCGGGCGGCCAATTCGGTATCGAACAGTCGTTTGGGAAGCAGATCGAGCATGTGCAGACAGGGCATGTCCTGGCTCGCCGCATGCAGAATCCACTCCGAACGGCCCAATAGGGCCCGAAGACGGGAGAGGTCGACGTCGGCAACCGGGTCGATCAGTACGATGCCCGCACCAGGGCGTTTGAACTGCAGCAGGTAAGCGCGATTGGTATAGCGAAAACCCGACGCCCTTTCGGTGTCCACCGCGATGGGGCCGTCGCCGTGACCAAGTCGGTCCACGGCTTCGTCGACGGTCTCCTGAGTATCGCAGAGCGGAGGTGTTCCCTCGGCGGGCTGGTCAATCGTCTGGGCATTGGAAAGCGCATCGGTCACCTCATCACCCTACGAGGTAAAGCCCAGTGGCGACTACCCGAACCGGTAAACACCACAAATTCACGTGGAAGACCACAGGTGTGGCGGTGCGGACTCCTCCGAGGACGCTTTACGGAACGCGGTGGAGCCAGTCCTCGGTGGCGAATTTGTCGGATACCAGACGTTCCGCGCGGTCATGTTCGGACTCACTCGGACGGTCGGGGCGCAAGCCGTAGCGACCTGCGAAATGATCGATCAAGGTATCGACGATGACCTCGCGCGCGAGCCCGGTCTGTCGCCGCAGCGGATCGACACGCTTGTTCGCACTACGGGTGCCCTTCTTTGCCAGCTTTTCCCGACCGATCCGAAGGACGTCCAGCATTTTGTCGGCATCGATGTCATAGGCCATGGTGACGTGATGCAGGACGGTGCCGTCGGCAAGCCGCTTCTGCGCCGCTCCAGCGACCTTGCCCTCGGCCGAAGTGATGTCGTTGATGGGTTCGTACCAAGCCGTGATACCGACGTCTCGCAAAGCTCCCAGCACCCAGTCGTCCAGGAACGCGTAGCTGTCGATAAACGACATGCCGGACACCAGCTCCGGGGGAGCGTACAGGGAGTACGTGATGGTGTTCCCCGGCTCGATGAACATGGCACCGCCTCCGGAAATGCGGCGAACGACATCGATTCCGTGGCGCCGGGCGGAATCCACGTCGACCTCATTGCGAACCGACTGAAAACTTCCTAGGACCACCGTCGGCGCCGCCCATTCCCAAATACGCAAGGTCGGTTGTCGGCGTCCATCCGCGACCTGACGGGCGAGTACCTCGTCGAGGGCCATATGAGTAAGGGGCGATTGCGGCTTCTCGTGAATCAGCCGCCAGTCGTAGTCCAACCAGCGAGAAGAGGTCGGTATGGCACGCCGGAACGCCGCCACGACGGCCTCCGGAGTGATTCCCACCATGGAAACGTCTCGTGGAAGCTCGGTATTGAGGCGCGCCACGATCTCGTCGTCTCGGTCCGATACCGACACACCGACCAGGGCGGCATTGAGAATTTCCAGAACCTCGTCCGGTTCCAAAAAGAAATCCCCACTCAATCTGGCGTCGGCAATGACCCCGTCGCTCACCCAGGCTTCCAGAACCACCAGTTTCGCTCCGGGTGCCTTGTACTCTCCACGTACGTATTCGCTCATATCCCAATTGAACACCACAAGACGCACAGGCATTCCGCCTAGTGACAGAGAAAGCTGAGGTATGGCGAACACCGTTGGGTCGACGGAGCCCGCCTCGCGGAAGTCTGCACCTTATGTTCGAAGATCAGAGCATTCCGATGAGGCTCTTGTACCACAATCACGTCCGGAAAGCGGCGACTCCGGACACGACGTGACACCATTGCACCATGGATTCCACGGCAGCGGGTACAACGACGACGTCCACTTCTCCTTATATGGCCGCAGCGCGCGGC
It encodes the following:
- a CDS encoding thiolase family protein, whose product is MNDTIRDVVFVDGVRTPFGKAGKMYDETRADDMIIRCIRSLLERNPSLPPEKIDEVALAATTQTGDQGLTMGRTASLLAGLPKTVPGFSIDRMCAGAMTAVTTTASAIASRNYDLVIAGGVESMSNHPMGEGADPNPRIIAEKLVDPEALQMGKTAENIHDLYPEITKDRADAYAAQTQARYAEHVKQLQNDIVSMSAYSSEEGWTVANGDEPPRPGTTVEGLAELKTPFRPYGRVTAGNSAPLTDGATACVLTDSETASDMGLSAAMKMVGYAFSGVDPEVMGIGPVPATEKALAKAGLSIDDIGLFEINEAFAVQVLAFLDHFKISETDPRVNPWGGAIAVGHPLASSGVRLMTQLARQFAERPDVRYGITTMCVGIGQGGTVIWENPNYEGSK
- a CDS encoding ribonuclease D; the encoded protein is MTDALSNAQTIDQPAEGTPPLCDTQETVDEAVDRLGHGDGPIAVDTERASGFRYTNRAYLLQFKRPGAGIVLIDPVADVDLSRLRALLGRSEWILHAASQDMPCLHMLDLLPKRLFDTELAARLCGFDKVALGSLCERLLQVKLKKQHSAADWSQRPLPHSWLSYAALDVEFLHPLWDQLREILEFQGKLEWAEQEFESERLAPPPSPRAEPWRRTSGIHRVKGRQALGRVRAIWMERDDIAASLDKAPSKVLSDKAIVEIASVNPTDHGELVKLPTLERRGRQWTRRWLTALERAGQLDRQDLPITNPPNDGPPAAHRWSDKDPLAARRLKRTRHAVAQLAKEHGLPAENLLAPATLRRLLWEPPHRLTSEDIAERLRELGARPWQIEAVCDEITATLLEVES
- a CDS encoding nuclear transport factor 2 family protein, with product MRQNLWDSGDMGDGDTVGMDAKDLYRSWIEHLWNGPSDADALRAAAARIVTADFVGHWPGRDVRGSERLAELIAEAKTMFSGLAFQIEVQPLVDADMVSARWNGAGTTVDGSVTRFFGNDILRVRDGRFCEYWVATGEV
- a CDS encoding lipoate--protein ligase family protein; amino-acid sequence: MSEYVRGEYKAPGAKLVVLEAWVSDGVIADARLSGDFFLEPDEVLEILNAALVGVSVSDRDDEIVARLNTELPRDVSMVGITPEAVVAAFRRAIPTSSRWLDYDWRLIHEKPQSPLTHMALDEVLARQVADGRRQPTLRIWEWAAPTVVLGSFQSVRNEVDVDSARRHGIDVVRRISGGGAMFIEPGNTITYSLYAPPELVSGMSFIDSYAFLDDWVLGALRDVGITAWYEPINDITSAEGKVAGAAQKRLADGTVLHHVTMAYDIDADKMLDVLRIGREKLAKKGTRSANKRVDPLRRQTGLAREVIVDTLIDHFAGRYGLRPDRPSESEHDRAERLVSDKFATEDWLHRVP
- the dxs gene encoding 1-deoxy-D-xylulose-5-phosphate synthase; protein product: MDSPRDTEHEQLMEAISDVADLKQLDTDRLPMLAEEIRRFLIEAVSKTGGHIGPNLGVVELTIAIHRVFDSPDDPVIFDTGHQSYVHKILTGRADMFDGLRTRGGLTGYPNQNESPHDFVENSHASTSLSYAEGLAKAACLKQSGNHVVAVIGDGALTGGMAWEALNNIAAREDLPLIIVVNDNGRSYAPTVGGLAKRLTGLRLDPSYEPTLDKLKNHIESIPVVGKTAYSALHAAKTGLKDALSPQGMFSDLGLKYVGPIDGHDLGELTEALEKAKNFGGPVLVHALTEKGHGWAPARADEAEQMHAPSAAFDPITGESLKGKKTRWTNIFSESLIEQAEQDERIVALTAAMPGPTGVAALAERMPDRVFDVGIAEQHATTSAAGLALAGMHPVVAVYATFMNRAFDQVLLDVAMHRLPVTFVLDRAGITGPDGPSHYGMWDLSLFRMVPGLKMAAPRDAATLRTEFAEAVAEENGPTMLRFPTGGVPENNLDALDQRHGLDVLHQGQKPTVLLFSIGAMAPVALRAAELLEERGLGAVVVDPRWVDSVGEDAVKYAAEFDLVASIEDGVREGGYGDTLSAAMRDYGVTVPFQDFAVPKRWIGHGTRAEILEEIGLTPEAVSESIAAKHRTVDPGK
- a CDS encoding 3-hydroxyacyl-CoA dehydrogenase NAD-binding domain-containing protein, whose translation is MNQLPTLPEFPDEVVTEAHVRFTEPKGLGGKAALITLDNGFDHNRPNSYGPAGIQKLWDALDEIDAEEDVKLIAVTGKPFIFLAGADISAMPHLETHEQAKAMGQAGHALYRRLKDSSIPTFAFVNGVTLGGGMELALHCHYRTIVPTAAAIGLPEVAIGLIPGWGGTQLLPNLIGPEKAAQVVLRNPLNQNKMLKGHDAYKLGIADAEFEAADFLERSLEWAVDVVNGETTVERPEIDTNSWDGVMAAVEAEVDERTHGASPAAKRAVELLRLAKDAEFDAGCEAEDVALADSMVSPECKSSLYAFDLTRKLAKKPAGAPKKTLAKDVNKVGVIGAGLMASQLALLFARRLEVPVVMTDLDADRAQKGVDYVNGEIDKLESKGRIDKVKAGKLRGLVSGTDDKSVYGDCDLVIEAVFEEMSVKKSVFAEVEPLLHDEALLVTNTSGLSISEMGSDLNKPERLVGMHFFNPVAVMPLLEIIPTEKTAEETLATAFVVGKKLKKTCVKSADRPAFIVNRLLGRMLGEVARAVDEGTPVEVANQATDPMGLPMRPFELLGLVGAAVAEHLVTHLHEDLGDRFPLSENQKRMAESKEPVFEKGSNGKFALTEHGKSLLQQGDAALTADELHERIVNGLAEEAGLMLQEGVVEGPEQIDLAMIMGAGFPFWLGGLTPYLDRIGAAEKANGKKFAAGLK